The following are encoded together in the Anaerolineales bacterium genome:
- the pheS gene encoding phenylalanine--tRNA ligase subunit alpha, which translates to MLERLQELEKEALGALEAVEDEAGLQAWKVKYLGRSAALAEITSGLSELPKEERPAVGKGANQVKVTLEAAYDSRAEALHAESLARSLQEQRLDVTLPGRPMVRGRIHPANQTLRKILAIWAEMGFQVYRSRDVESDEYNFQLLNFPPYHPARDMQDTFFTTEPDILLRTHTSPGQIRVMRERVPEPIRVDLPGMCYRYEQITARSEIQFNQVEGLAVGKRITFADLKGTLSAFARRMFGQEVGTRFRASYFPFTEPSAEMDIECFVCGGEGCTVCKYTGWLEILGCGMVHPVVLQNGGYDPAQYTGFAFGMGPERIAMLKYGIDDIRYFWANDLRFLEQF; encoded by the coding sequence ATGCTGGAACGTTTGCAAGAATTGGAAAAAGAAGCCCTGGGGGCCTTGGAAGCGGTGGAAGATGAAGCCGGACTCCAGGCGTGGAAGGTGAAATACCTGGGCCGTTCCGCGGCGCTGGCGGAGATTACCAGCGGCCTGAGCGAGCTGCCCAAGGAGGAACGTCCGGCTGTCGGGAAAGGCGCCAACCAGGTGAAAGTCACCCTGGAGGCGGCCTATGATTCTCGGGCGGAGGCATTACACGCCGAAAGTCTGGCTCGCTCACTGCAGGAACAGCGTCTGGACGTCACGCTGCCCGGCCGCCCGATGGTGCGCGGCCGCATCCATCCCGCCAATCAGACCTTGCGAAAAATTCTCGCCATCTGGGCCGAGATGGGATTTCAAGTCTACCGCTCGCGCGACGTCGAGAGCGACGAATACAACTTCCAACTGCTCAATTTCCCGCCGTACCATCCGGCGCGCGACATGCAGGATACATTTTTCACCACGGAGCCCGACATCCTGCTGCGCACCCACACCTCCCCGGGGCAAATCCGGGTGATGCGCGAACGTGTGCCGGAACCGATCCGCGTGGACCTGCCGGGGATGTGCTACCGCTACGAACAGATAACGGCCCGCTCCGAAATCCAGTTCAACCAGGTGGAAGGCCTGGCGGTGGGTAAGCGCATCACCTTTGCCGACCTGAAAGGCACGTTGAGCGCTTTCGCCCGGCGCATGTTCGGCCAGGAGGTAGGCACGCGCTTCCGCGCCTCGTACTTCCCCTTCACCGAACCCTCGGCGGAAATGGACATCGAGTGTTTCGTATGCGGCGGAGAAGGATGCACGGTGTGCAAGTACACCGGCTGGCTGGAGATCCTGGGCTGCGGCATGGTTCATCCGGTCGTGCTGCAGAACGGCGGATACGATCCGGCGCAGTACACCGGGTTTGCCTTCGGTATGGGGCCCGAACGGATCGCCATGCTCAAGTACGGCATCGACGACATCCGTTACTTCTGGGCGAACGATTTGCGTTTCCTGGAGCAATTCTAA
- the pheT gene encoding phenylalanine--tRNA ligase subunit beta → MDIELSPLELAHRLTLAGLEVEAVTFVGLPLPEEKIEGHSGSRSGLETNVTGLAWDPEKIVVGEVREVMPHPNADRLVLLRLFDGEQEHTVLTGAPNLFEYKNKGPLDKPLKVVYAREGARIYDGHKPGHELTTLKRAKIRGVESYSMACSEKELGISDAHEGVILLDDDAQAGQPLVDYMGDVVFDITIMPNIARDANILGVAREIAALTDKELNPPSFEVPSGGAPIEGRVSIEIHEPKLNPRFVLGLIEGVSIVPSPYRVQRRLRLAGMRPINSIVDATNYVMLEIGEPLHAFDYDVLVERAGGKAPKIITRLPEPGETLTTLDDVDRELDDFTVLVADTKGALSLAGIMGGAESEVSEETTNVLLEGASWNYVNTRRTVAAQNLNSDAAYRFERGVHPAVAKLGVQRGLIVMAELGGGTIAEGLVDEYPKPLVDPCIEITPSDVDRWLGIRLQPEEIADLLRRLQFKVVVEGETIRATVPAHRLDISEGIVGKADLMEEIARIYGYDRIPETQIADTIPPQHGNPGLEGEERVRDLLASLGLQEVVTYRLTSAEREARMLAPGTTPDDRPYIRLANPIVSDRVVLRHSLLANLIEVVERNARIRSRIAIFEIGAVYLVSEEGKLPEEPLRLAVAITGPRALPAWQGADAEFMDFYDLKGILGSFLDALHLKDIRYEPHKHPVFHPGKCARILLGEKQVGIFGELHPLVHERYEISDAPLLAGELNLEAILQAVPETYEIRAVPAFPPILEDLAVVVDETVPSEQVQAAIQSAGGDLLIEVRLFDLYRGDQVGAGKKSLAYALVYQAPDRTLTDDEVAKLRAKIVNKLESDLKAKLRD, encoded by the coding sequence GTGGACATCGAGTTATCACCCCTCGAACTGGCGCACCGCCTGACGCTGGCGGGGTTGGAGGTGGAGGCCGTCACGTTTGTAGGACTGCCGCTTCCCGAGGAAAAGATCGAAGGGCACAGCGGCTCACGAAGCGGACTTGAAACGAACGTCACTGGCCTCGCCTGGGACCCGGAGAAGATCGTCGTGGGCGAAGTGCGGGAAGTGATGCCTCATCCCAACGCCGACCGCCTCGTGCTGCTGCGCTTGTTCGACGGCGAGCAAGAACACACGGTGCTCACCGGTGCGCCGAATTTGTTCGAATATAAGAACAAAGGACCGCTCGACAAGCCGCTCAAAGTGGTCTATGCACGCGAAGGCGCGCGCATCTACGACGGTCACAAACCCGGACACGAATTGACCACACTCAAGCGCGCCAAGATTCGCGGAGTCGAATCCTACTCGATGGCCTGTTCGGAGAAGGAACTGGGCATTTCAGATGCCCACGAAGGCGTGATCCTGCTCGATGATGATGCGCAGGCCGGCCAGCCATTGGTGGACTACATGGGCGACGTGGTCTTCGACATCACCATCATGCCCAACATCGCCCGCGACGCAAACATCCTGGGTGTGGCGCGGGAAATCGCTGCCCTGACCGACAAAGAACTCAATCCGCCCTCGTTCGAGGTACCCAGTGGCGGCGCGCCGATCGAGGGACGGGTGAGCATCGAAATCCATGAGCCCAAGCTCAACCCGCGCTTCGTGCTGGGCTTGATCGAAGGCGTGTCCATCGTGCCCAGCCCCTACCGGGTGCAGCGCCGTTTGCGGCTGGCAGGAATGCGCCCGATCAACAGCATCGTCGACGCGACCAACTACGTCATGCTCGAAATCGGCGAGCCGCTGCACGCCTTCGATTACGACGTTCTTGTAGAACGCGCCGGCGGAAAGGCGCCCAAGATCATCACCCGCCTGCCGGAGCCGGGCGAGACCCTCACCACGCTGGATGACGTAGACCGCGAACTGGACGACTTCACCGTGCTGGTGGCAGACACCAAAGGCGCGCTGTCGCTGGCGGGGATCATGGGCGGCGCGGAGTCGGAGGTCAGCGAGGAGACTACAAACGTGCTGCTCGAGGGGGCTTCCTGGAATTACGTCAACACCCGCCGTACGGTGGCGGCTCAGAACCTCAACTCGGATGCGGCCTACCGCTTCGAGCGCGGGGTGCATCCCGCCGTCGCCAAACTCGGCGTGCAGCGCGGTCTGATCGTGATGGCCGAATTGGGGGGTGGAACCATCGCGGAGGGCCTGGTCGACGAGTATCCAAAGCCGCTGGTCGATCCCTGCATCGAAATCACGCCGTCCGACGTCGACCGCTGGCTGGGGATTCGGCTGCAGCCGGAGGAGATCGCGGATCTGCTGCGCCGGCTGCAATTCAAGGTCGTAGTCGAGGGAGAAACCATCCGCGCCACTGTACCCGCTCACCGCCTGGATATTTCGGAAGGGATCGTCGGGAAGGCCGACCTGATGGAGGAAATCGCCCGCATCTACGGCTACGACCGCATTCCCGAAACGCAGATCGCCGACACCATCCCGCCGCAACACGGCAACCCGGGGCTCGAAGGGGAGGAGCGGGTGCGGGATCTGCTCGCCAGCCTCGGGCTGCAAGAGGTGGTCACCTATCGACTCACGTCAGCGGAACGAGAGGCGCGCATGCTGGCGCCGGGCACCACTCCCGACGACCGGCCGTACATCCGACTGGCCAATCCGATCGTCAGCGATCGCGTCGTGCTGCGGCACAGCTTGCTGGCCAACTTGATCGAAGTGGTCGAACGCAATGCGCGCATTCGCTCCAGAATTGCGATTTTCGAAATCGGCGCCGTATACCTGGTCTCCGAAGAGGGCAAGCTGCCGGAAGAGCCGCTGCGGCTGGCGGTCGCCATCACCGGCCCGCGCGCGCTGCCCGCGTGGCAAGGCGCTGACGCCGAATTCATGGATTTCTACGACTTGAAGGGCATCCTCGGCTCTTTCCTGGATGCGCTGCACCTGAAGGACATTCGTTATGAACCCCATAAGCATCCCGTCTTCCATCCGGGAAAATGCGCTCGCATCCTGCTCGGCGAGAAGCAGGTGGGAATTTTTGGCGAGCTGCACCCATTGGTCCACGAACGCTACGAGATTTCCGATGCGCCGTTGCTGGCCGGCGAACTGAACCTGGAAGCTATTCTGCAGGCCGTCCCCGAGACTTACGAAATTCGAGCGGTTCCCGCTTTCCCGCCGATCCTGGAGGATCTCGCCGTCGTCGTGGACGAAACGGTTCCCTCGGAGCAAGTTCAGGCGGCCATCCAAAGCGCCGGCGGGGACTTGTTGATCGAGGTGCGCTTGTTCGATCTATACCGCGGGGATCAGGTCGGCGCCGGCAAGAAAAGCCTGGCTTACGCTTTGGTGTACCAGGCGCCGG